A single bacterium DNA region contains:
- a CDS encoding N-6 DNA methylase, with translation MSQQRYSRPAYKAFVEALHKSIGTAHVSNWNLYSDFLELSFIAMSQPVRKWLTGEIDAKREVRYLEIVKRYPNPNAFAEALGIVVLGLEEETHDFLGNVAGELGLLEGEWHGQFFTPKHVCDLMVQMNFDEDEKPDPEHRLRICEPACGAGAMALSVASFLKDRGFHPVNWWLEAIDKDSRMFHAAYIQLSLCGVPGIVRNADALSLEQWDAELTLAGAMFPLRHEAEEENKPAIIRPPADQFQLEVA, from the coding sequence ATGAGCCAACAACGATACTCACGTCCAGCCTACAAGGCGTTCGTGGAGGCCCTGCACAAGTCAATCGGCACAGCACACGTAAGCAACTGGAACCTCTACAGCGACTTCCTGGAGTTGTCGTTCATTGCAATGTCGCAGCCTGTCCGCAAGTGGCTGACGGGCGAAATCGATGCCAAGCGTGAAGTTCGTTACCTGGAAATCGTGAAGCGGTATCCAAACCCGAACGCGTTCGCGGAAGCGTTGGGTATCGTAGTTCTCGGACTTGAGGAAGAGACGCACGATTTCCTCGGCAATGTTGCCGGTGAACTCGGTTTGCTGGAAGGCGAGTGGCATGGCCAGTTCTTCACGCCAAAGCATGTCTGCGACCTGATGGTGCAGATGAACTTTGACGAGGACGAAAAGCCCGATCCAGAACACCGGCTGAGAATCTGTGAACCGGCGTGCGGGGCGGGAGCGATGGCATTGTCAGTTGCGAGCTTCCTGAAAGATCGCGGCTTTCATCCAGTCAACTGGTGGCTGGAAGCGATAGACAAGGACAGTCGCATGTTCCACGCGGCCTACATCCAGTTGAGCTTGTGCGGCGTGCCCGGGATTGTCCGCAACGCGGACGCGCTTTCACTTGAACAGTGGGACGCGGAACTGACGTTGGCAGGAGCGATGTTTCCGCTGCGACACGAAGCCGAGGAAGAAAACAAGCCAGCCATAATACGGCCCCCAGCGGACCAATTCCAACTGGAGGTCGCATGA
- a CDS encoding PD-(D/E)XK nuclease family protein, giving the protein MIAPAVAPPSQSGIKDRLDVLQETVSASRLNCWQQCRLKFWFRYVLRLVKPSAPALYVGSIVHSVLQSWNLGRWRYRSVNLEALKQTFHENWKEEQVEAVINWQGEEEAERTTGWALLETYFRDTPITLDEKPEAVEVSVEADLSEHGLPKLIGVIDLVRAGGRIVDFKTASQTPTVKKAQHLHEAQTSCYAIMYRESTGRKETGIELHHLVKLKKPKIVVTPLEPMTDNQQTRLFKGIESYVAGLDREDFVPSPGLHCQSCEFWNECRRWS; this is encoded by the coding sequence GTGATCGCACCGGCAGTGGCTCCGCCCAGTCAGTCCGGCATCAAAGACAGGCTGGATGTGTTGCAGGAGACCGTTTCAGCCTCAAGGCTCAACTGCTGGCAACAATGCCGGCTGAAGTTCTGGTTCCGCTACGTCCTGAGACTTGTGAAACCGTCTGCACCAGCTCTCTACGTCGGCAGCATCGTTCATTCGGTGTTGCAGTCGTGGAATCTGGGAAGGTGGAGATACAGGAGCGTAAATCTCGAAGCCCTGAAGCAGACCTTCCATGAGAACTGGAAGGAAGAACAGGTTGAGGCGGTCATCAACTGGCAGGGCGAGGAAGAAGCTGAGCGAACGACAGGCTGGGCGTTGCTGGAGACCTACTTCAGGGACACACCCATTACGTTGGACGAGAAACCTGAAGCCGTCGAAGTCTCCGTGGAAGCCGATCTGTCGGAACACGGTTTGCCGAAGCTCATTGGCGTGATCGACCTGGTGAGAGCCGGTGGCCGCATCGTGGACTTCAAGACCGCCAGCCAGACGCCCACGGTCAAGAAAGCCCAGCATCTCCACGAAGCCCAAACCAGTTGCTATGCGATCATGTACCGGGAATCGACGGGCAGGAAGGAAACGGGGATTGAGCTGCATCACTTGGTGAAGCTCAAAAAGCCGAAGATCGTGGTCACGCCGCTTGAACCGATGACGGACAACCAGCAGACACGGTTGTTCAAGGGAATTGAATCCTACGTCGCCGGTCTGGATCGTGAGGACTTCGTGCCATCGCCGGGTCTCCACTGCCAATCCTGCGAGTTCTGGAATGAGTGCCGTCGCTGGTCCTGA